From a region of the Syngnathoides biaculeatus isolate LvHL_M chromosome 2, ASM1980259v1, whole genome shotgun sequence genome:
- the dffb gene encoding DNA fragmentation factor subunit beta isoform X2: MFASLGKSRPFKIRSLHPNTKYGVAARDLKELLKKGCTLFELPLSGAHVCLYADGTKVTKEFFATLSDNTELVLLTKDQSWGGAVCDISQLLSSDRHTAGLVRAAKGLLSDEKSPKRQKILSDLLRNLEDRSELESRDEDEDWFKGVESRFKTKSAYMKYNCENRIRSYMKELDEATKSVTKAKVRVECAQASESISEMLKSDKFNGCYFDRTQKETRRLCTREGWFTCQGSFDQTKCAWLHSINPYGNRESRIIFSTWNLDHRIEKKRTVIPALLEALQNHKSEDINLTYFYRLLFTRDNLKLVHIVCHKKGAHNLRCDPDKIFKRDNRKRRGKKIRLK; the protein is encoded by the exons ATGTTTGCGTCTTTGGGGAAAAGCAGGCCTTTTAAAATCAGGAGCCTCCACCCGAACACGAAGTACGGCGTTGCAGCGCGCGACCTGAAGGAGTTGCTGAAAAAGGGTTGCACCTTATTCGAG TTGCCACTTTCTGGTGCGCATGTTTGTTTGTACGCAGACGGCACAAAGGTGACAAAAGAATTCTTCGCAACGTTGTCAGACAACACAGAACTTGTTCTCCTGACTAAAGATCAGTCATGGGGCGGAG CCGTGTGCGACATTTCCCAGTTGCTGAGCTCGGACCGGCACACCGCAGGTCTGGTCCGGGCGGCCAAGGGCCTCCTCTCGGACGAGAAGTCCCCCAAGAGGCAGAAAATACTGAGCGACCTTCTCCGGAATCTGGAAGACAGGTCTGAGCTGGAGAGCAGAGACGAGGACGAAGACTGGTTCAAGG GCGTAGAGTCTCGCTTCAAGACCAAGTCGGCCTACATGAAGTACAACTGCGAAAACAGGATAAGAAGTTATATGAAAGAG TTGGACGAAGCCACCAAATCCGTGACGAAGGCTAAAGTCCGAGTAGAATGTGCGCAAGCGTCGGAGAGCATCTCGGAGATGCTGAAGTCCGACAAATTCAACGGCTGCTACTTCGACCGCACTCAGAAGGAGACGCGTCGACTCTGCACCCGAGAAGGCTGGTTCACCTGCCAG GGCTCTTTCGACCAGACGAAATGTGCGTGGCTGCATTCCATCAATCCGTACGGCAACAGAGAGAGCCGCATCATTTTCAGCACTTGGAATTTGGACCACAG GATTGAAAAGAAGCGGACGGTAATTCCTGCCCTCCTGGAAGCGCTGCAGAATCACAAAAGCGAGGACATCAATTTGACCTACTTCTACCGGCTGCTGTTCACGCGGGACAATCTGAAGCTGGTCCACATCGTGTGCCACAAGAAGGGAGCCCACAACCTCCGGTGTGACCCAGACAAAATCTTTAAAAGAGACAACAGAAAGCGCCGTGGGAAGAAGATACGCTTGAAATGA
- the c2h1orf174 gene encoding UPF0688 protein C1orf174 homolog produces MPGQLNDLKHKKRKNVSEATPAQKGSTTRRKCMKSQKTHPAAESSSAGGADNKEGGDAERASRISCECLQSAGRRRCSASPLLDGREGKENTVRAALLLDTCTWYDGQDRCEPEGMDCENTDKNVFPDDDSNQILPLEQFFGNLDALQDFPQRTTATSSRHKKQHRRRHYFAREDSDEDEEDAGLPQRDTGGAL; encoded by the exons ATGCCTGGTCAACTGAACGACTTGAAGCACAAAAAGAGGAAGAACGTCTCTGAGGCTACCCCCGCCCAAAAG GGTTCTACCACAAGGAGGAAATGCATGAAAAGTCAGAAGACTCACCCGGCGGCAGAAAGCAGCTCGGCGGGCGGCGCTGACAACAAAGAGGGCGGCGACGCAGAGAGAGCTTCTCGCATCAGCTGCGAGTGCCTCCAGTCCGCGGGCAGGCGGCGATGCTCGGCGTCTCCTCTGCTGGACGGACGGGAGGGAAAAGAGAACACGGTGAGGGCGGCGCTGTTGCTCGACACCTGCACCTGGTACGACGGACAGGACAGATGCGAGCCCGAGGGCATGGATTGCGAGAACACGGACAAAAACGTCTTCCCTGATGACGACAGCAACCAGATTCTTCCTTTGGAGCAGTTCTTTGGAAATTTGGATGCTTTACAG GATTTTCCTCAAAGAACAACAGCGACTTCCTCCCGTCACAAGAAGCAGCACAGGCGGCGGCATTATTTCGCCCGAGAGGACAGCGACGAGGATGAGGAAGACGCGGGCCTCCCCCAAAGGGACACTGGCGGCGCTTTGTAA
- the b3gnt7l gene encoding UDP-GlcNAc:betaGal beta-1,3-N-acetylglucosaminyltransferase 7, like: protein MEQVFRRNGLVLLKSLLSISLFFASLLLLHKLKLPEKEHLRRAGWCRDCFSSRGEDSQQTSKIHKRPTVPGAPGARRLSNQSVPFWDVLALNCSEDAAVKTKDWFRRLDPRFHQFVLHRHCRYFPMLINHPEKCAAAGGGVHLLMVVKSVIEHHDRREAVRKTWGREHAAEGKTIRTLFLLGSPSVGKDARNLQKLIEYEDRIYGDILQWDFMDTFFNLTLKEVNFLKWFNIYCVDVRFIFKGDDDVFVNTENLLDLIDFKVEEHMETSLFVGDTISKAIPIRNRQSKYYIPRELFDKPYPPYVGGGGFLMSSKVARGLFAVSEDLELYPIDDVFLGMCLQSLRLSPEMHSGFRTFGITRRRVSPMNSEPCFYKNLIVVHKLSTQELLKMWTLVHHQELVCARRTSV, encoded by the coding sequence ATGGAGCAGGTTTTCCGGAGAAACGGGCTCGTTCTCCTCAAGTCTCTGCTGAGCATCTCCCTGTTCTTCGCCTCCCTTCTCCTACTCCACAAGCTGAAACTCCCCGAGAAGGAACACTTGAGGCGCGCCGGCTGGTGCAGGGACTGTTTTTCGTCGAGGGGGGAGGACAGCCAGCAGACCTCTAAAATCCACAAGCGCCCGACGGTTCCGGGCGCACCTGGGGCGCGGCGGCTTTCCAACCAAAGCGTTCCGTTCTGGGACGTGCTGGCGCTGAACTGCAGCGAGGACGCCGCGGTGAAAACAAAGGACTGGTTCCGGAGGTTGGACCCGAGGTTTCACCAGTTCGTCCTGCACCGGCACTGCAGGTACTTCCCGATGCTCATCAATCACCCGGAGAAGTGCGCGGCCGCGGGCGGAGGGGTGCACCTCCTGATGGTGGTCAAGTCCGTCATCGAGCACCACGATCGGCGCGAGGCGGTGCGGAAAACCTGGGGCAGGGAGCACGCGGCGGAAGGGAAGACCATCAGGACCCTTTTCCTTTTGGGGAGTCCTTCCGTCGGCAAAGACGCCAGGAACCTGCAGAAGCTGATCGAATACGAGGACCGGATCTACGGGGACATCCTGCAGTGGGATTTCATGGACACCTTCTTCAACTTAACCCTGAAAGAGGTCAACTTTCTCAAATGGTTCAACATCTACTGCGTGGACGTGCGCTTCATATTCAAAGGGGATGACGACGTGTTCGTGAACACCGAAAACCTGCTGGACCTCATTGACTTCAAGGTGGAGGAGCACATGGAGACCAGTCTGTTTGTGGGGGACACCATTTCCAAGGCCATCCCCATCCGGAACAGGCAGAGTAAATACTACATCCCCCGGGAGCTCTTCGATAAGCCGTACCCTCCTTacgtggggggaggggggttccTCATGTCCTCAAAGGTGGCCAGGGGACTCTTCGCCGTCTCAGAGGACCTGGAACTGTACCCCATCGACGACGTCTTTCTGGGCATGTGCCTGCAGAGCCTCCGCCTGAGCCCGGAGATGCACTCGGGCTTCAGGACCTTCGGCATCACCAGGCGCCGGGTGAGCCCCATGAACAGCGAGCCGTGCTTTTACAAGAACCTCATCGTGGTGCACAAACTCAGCACGCAGGAACTCCTCAAGATGTGGACCCTGGTGCACCACCAAGAACTGGTTTGCGCGCGGAGGACCTCTGTGTGA
- the dffb gene encoding DNA fragmentation factor subunit beta isoform X1: MFASLGKSRPFKIRSLHPNTKYGVAARDLKELLKKGCTLFELPLSGAHVCLYADGTKVTKEFFATLSDNTELVLLTKDQSWGGAVCDISQLLSSDRHTAGLVRAAKGLLSDEKSPKRQKILSDLLRNLEDRSELESRDEDEDWFKGVESRFKTKSAYMKYNCENRIRSYMKELDEATKSVTKAKVRVECAQASESISEMLKSDKFNGCYFDRTQKETRRLCTREGWFTCQVLNRALRSSSERRNHRYLHPQGSFDQTKCAWLHSINPYGNRESRIIFSTWNLDHRIEKKRTVIPALLEALQNHKSEDINLTYFYRLLFTRDNLKLVHIVCHKKGAHNLRCDPDKIFKRDNRKRRGKKIRLK; this comes from the exons ATGTTTGCGTCTTTGGGGAAAAGCAGGCCTTTTAAAATCAGGAGCCTCCACCCGAACACGAAGTACGGCGTTGCAGCGCGCGACCTGAAGGAGTTGCTGAAAAAGGGTTGCACCTTATTCGAG TTGCCACTTTCTGGTGCGCATGTTTGTTTGTACGCAGACGGCACAAAGGTGACAAAAGAATTCTTCGCAACGTTGTCAGACAACACAGAACTTGTTCTCCTGACTAAAGATCAGTCATGGGGCGGAG CCGTGTGCGACATTTCCCAGTTGCTGAGCTCGGACCGGCACACCGCAGGTCTGGTCCGGGCGGCCAAGGGCCTCCTCTCGGACGAGAAGTCCCCCAAGAGGCAGAAAATACTGAGCGACCTTCTCCGGAATCTGGAAGACAGGTCTGAGCTGGAGAGCAGAGACGAGGACGAAGACTGGTTCAAGG GCGTAGAGTCTCGCTTCAAGACCAAGTCGGCCTACATGAAGTACAACTGCGAAAACAGGATAAGAAGTTATATGAAAGAG TTGGACGAAGCCACCAAATCCGTGACGAAGGCTAAAGTCCGAGTAGAATGTGCGCAAGCGTCGGAGAGCATCTCGGAGATGCTGAAGTCCGACAAATTCAACGGCTGCTACTTCGACCGCACTCAGAAGGAGACGCGTCGACTCTGCACCCGAGAAGGCTGGTTCACCTGCCAGGTACTGAACCGAGCGTTACGGTCTTCGTCGGAAAGGCGCAATCACCGATACTTGCATCCGCAGGGCTCTTTCGACCAGACGAAATGTGCGTGGCTGCATTCCATCAATCCGTACGGCAACAGAGAGAGCCGCATCATTTTCAGCACTTGGAATTTGGACCACAG GATTGAAAAGAAGCGGACGGTAATTCCTGCCCTCCTGGAAGCGCTGCAGAATCACAAAAGCGAGGACATCAATTTGACCTACTTCTACCGGCTGCTGTTCACGCGGGACAATCTGAAGCTGGTCCACATCGTGTGCCACAAGAAGGGAGCCCACAACCTCCGGTGTGACCCAGACAAAATCTTTAAAAGAGACAACAGAAAGCGCCGTGGGAAGAAGATACGCTTGAAATGA